The following coding sequences lie in one Capsicum annuum cultivar UCD-10X-F1 chromosome 5, UCD10Xv1.1, whole genome shotgun sequence genomic window:
- the LOC107871127 gene encoding abscisic acid receptor PYL12: MTSTLHPHHINHHTTTTTLTGNFHNQQQQPTNISVPDNLFHYHTYPLSPNNINNRCCSVVVLSISASINTVWSILRRFDNPQGYKNFLKSCHLIVGDGKEVGSLREVNVISGLPATKSIERLEILDDEKKVMSISIVGGDHRLNNYRSVTTLHRTVEDDGDGDRTMVVESYVVDVPQGNTKEETIVFVDTIVRCNLQSLVQIAENLEKNKRI; the protein is encoded by the coding sequence atgacttcaaCCCTTCATCCCCACCATATCAACCACCATACCACCACCACAACACTCACTGGAAACTTCCACAACCAACAACAACAGCCAACAAACATCTCTGTCCCTGACAACCTTTTCCATTACCACACCTACCCTTTGTCtcccaacaacatcaacaaccgTTGTTGCTCTGTAGTAGTCTTATCTATCTCAGCCTCCATTAACACTGTTTGGTCCATTCTCCGCAGGTTTGACAACCCACAAGGTTACAAAAACTTCCTTAAAAGCTGCCATCTTATAGTAGGAGATGGGAAAGAAGTAGGTTCATTGAGGGAAGTAAACGTTATCTCTGGTCTTCCTGCTACTAAGAGCATTGAAAGGCTTGAAATCCTAGATGATGAGAAGAAAGTGATGAGTATTAGTATAGTTGGAGGTGATCATAGGTTGAATAATTATAGATCAGTTACTACACTTCATCGGACGGTGGaggatgatggtgatggtgatcgGACGATGGTGGTGGAATCTTATGTTGTTGATGTACCACAAGGGAATACTAAGGAAGAAACTATTGTGTTCGTTGATACAATTGTACGGTGTAATTTGCAATCGTTAGTGCAAATCGCGGagaatttggagaaaaataagcgTATTTAA